Proteins encoded within one genomic window of Bacteroides sedimenti:
- a CDS encoding lipase, with protein sequence MKKNIFILLAMLLFVPSIMKAQSQQDSVRLCEYLQIKHSDAFKWITRYQADIDKYTDENRELKDKTCDVLFLGSSSINLWDNIYNDMAPMKIIRRSYGGAAIRDMLYNYNVIARGYNPRSIVLYVENDMCNSPEDITIGQTFDFFRVFISRIQRDYPGIPLYVLSIKPSYAREKLRPKQTTLNTLLQEYVGTTKNVFYVDVASCMYDDKGILRKDIFKKDNLHMNQVGYDLWTARLKPLLMQHKK encoded by the coding sequence ATGAAAAAAAACATTTTTATTTTATTAGCTATGTTGCTGTTTGTGCCATCTATTATGAAGGCACAGTCTCAACAAGATTCCGTACGTTTGTGCGAGTATCTTCAGATAAAACACTCGGATGCATTCAAATGGATTACGCGCTATCAGGCCGATATCGACAAATACACGGATGAAAACAGAGAACTGAAAGACAAAACGTGCGATGTGCTGTTTCTGGGAAGTTCTTCCATCAATTTATGGGATAATATTTATAACGACATGGCTCCAATGAAGATTATACGTCGTTCTTATGGAGGCGCCGCTATCCGTGATATGCTTTACAACTATAACGTAATTGCACGTGGATATAATCCAAGAAGCATTGTTCTTTATGTTGAAAACGATATGTGTAATAGTCCTGAAGATATAACAATAGGTCAGACATTTGATTTCTTCCGCGTTTTTATCTCAAGAATTCAGCGCGATTATCCGGGTATTCCACTTTATGTTCTTTCGATCAAACCTTCTTATGCCCGCGAAAAACTAAGACCAAAGCAAACAACACTCAATACATTACTCCAAGAGTACGTTGGTACAACTAAAAATGTGTTTTATGTAGATGTAGCTTCGTGTATGTATGATGATAAAGGGATTCTTCGTAAAGATATCTTCAAAAAGGATAACCTCCATATGAATCAGGTTGGATATGACCTTTGGACTGCTCGTCTGAAGCCATTGTTAATGCAACATAAAAAATAA
- a CDS encoding endonuclease/exonuclease/phosphatase family protein, with protein MKKYILNSLLAACCMLATSCGTQQRALNMDIMTFNIRLDVASDSLNSWKFRKDNAANMIHYYAPDVLGMQEVVHNQLNDLKERLPQYTAIGVGRADGKEAGEYCSLFFKTNRFELIKDGNFGLSETPEKIGVKGWDAAYERIVTWAVLKDKITGKKFACFNTHLDNMGEIARREGAKLLLAKAKELAPGLPIVITGDFNGTQDSEPIQIITHNGMKDTRATSPVVYGPSWSFHDFGRLKNDERDLIDYIFVNAPVQVNKYCVIKDTPENGYLSDHNPVLVNTTIK; from the coding sequence ATGAAAAAATATATTCTAAATAGCCTCCTGGCTGCTTGCTGTATGCTTGCCACCTCGTGTGGCACGCAACAGCGGGCTCTCAATATGGATATTATGACGTTTAATATCCGTCTGGATGTGGCTTCCGACAGTTTAAACAGCTGGAAATTCCGTAAAGATAATGCCGCTAATATGATACACTATTATGCTCCTGACGTTTTAGGGATGCAAGAAGTGGTACATAATCAGCTAAATGACCTGAAAGAAAGATTACCTCAATACACAGCTATCGGTGTTGGCCGTGCTGATGGTAAAGAGGCCGGAGAATATTGTTCTCTGTTTTTTAAAACCAACCGCTTTGAACTGATTAAAGATGGAAACTTTGGTCTGAGCGAAACTCCCGAAAAAATTGGAGTAAAAGGTTGGGATGCAGCATATGAGCGCATTGTTACCTGGGCTGTATTAAAAGACAAAATAACAGGAAAGAAATTTGCCTGCTTTAATACACATTTAGACAATATGGGAGAGATTGCTCGCAGGGAAGGTGCGAAACTATTACTTGCAAAAGCTAAGGAACTGGCTCCAGGACTTCCAATAGTTATTACTGGAGATTTTAACGGTACTCAGGATTCGGAGCCAATACAAATTATAACTCACAACGGGATGAAAGACACTCGTGCGACATCTCCGGTTGTATACGGGCCATCGTGGAGTTTTCATGATTTCGGACGTCTGAAAAATGATGAAAGAGATTTAATAGATTACATTTTTGTCAACGCACCTGTTCAGGTTAACAAATACTGTGTTATTAAAGATACTCCCGAAAATGGATATCTGTCAGACCACAACCCTGTTCTAGTAAACACAACAATTAAGTAA
- a CDS encoding glucoamylase family protein: MKQIRIVYSLLLCSCFLIGNCANRPERTARKLTNEALMDSVQHRTFNYFWDGAEPRSGMARERFNEDGIYPENDKNIVTTGGSGFGIMAVLSGVKRGYITRKQGFDRFDKIVSFLEKADRFHGAYPHWLNGETGKVKPFGKKDNGGDLVETSFLMQGLLAVHQYYVKGSKKEKALASRIDKLWKEVEWDWYRNGENVLYWHWSPNYAWEMNFPVRGFNECLIMYVLAAASPTHGVSSEVYHQGWAENGAIVSPHTTEGYKLNLRYQGTKAGPLFWAHYSFLGLNPHGLKDKYADYYQEMKNYSLINRAYCIRNPKRYKGYGKDCWGLTASYSTIGYSGHAPNEKNDLGVIAPTAALSSIVYTPKESMDVMRHLYDMRDKVFGKYGFYDAFSETDEWYPKRYLAIDQGPIAVMIENYRSGFLWKLFMSHPDVNKGLSKLGFK; this comes from the coding sequence ATGAAGCAAATACGAATTGTATATTCTTTGTTACTCTGTAGCTGTTTTCTTATTGGGAATTGTGCTAATAGACCGGAACGAACTGCAAGGAAACTTACAAATGAGGCGTTGATGGACAGTGTTCAGCATCGTACTTTCAACTATTTCTGGGATGGAGCCGAGCCAAGAAGCGGGATGGCGCGTGAACGCTTTAATGAAGACGGAATTTATCCGGAAAATGATAAAAACATTGTTACTACTGGTGGAAGCGGTTTTGGAATAATGGCAGTATTATCGGGGGTGAAAAGAGGTTATATTACAAGAAAACAAGGTTTTGACCGCTTCGATAAAATTGTATCCTTCCTTGAGAAAGCTGATCGTTTTCATGGAGCTTATCCTCATTGGCTTAATGGAGAGACTGGGAAGGTAAAACCGTTCGGGAAAAAGGATAATGGAGGAGATCTGGTAGAAACATCTTTTCTTATGCAAGGACTTTTGGCTGTTCATCAGTATTATGTAAAAGGTAGTAAAAAGGAAAAAGCATTGGCTTCTCGTATAGATAAGCTTTGGAAAGAAGTGGAATGGGACTGGTACCGAAACGGAGAAAATGTGCTTTACTGGCATTGGAGTCCCAATTATGCTTGGGAAATGAACTTTCCGGTTCGTGGATTTAATGAATGTCTTATAATGTATGTATTAGCGGCAGCTTCACCAACCCATGGGGTTTCATCGGAGGTGTATCACCAGGGATGGGCTGAAAACGGTGCTATTGTTTCTCCACATACAACGGAAGGTTACAAATTGAACCTTCGTTATCAAGGCACAAAAGCAGGACCCTTATTCTGGGCTCATTACTCATTCCTCGGGCTTAATCCACATGGTTTGAAAGATAAATATGCAGATTATTATCAGGAAATGAAAAATTATTCGTTAATTAACCGTGCATATTGCATCCGCAATCCGAAAAGATATAAAGGGTATGGCAAAGATTGCTGGGGATTGACTGCGAGTTACAGTACAATAGGCTATTCCGGACATGCTCCAAATGAGAAGAACGATCTGGGAGTCATTGCCCCAACAGCAGCTCTCTCATCTATTGTTTATACTCCAAAAGAATCAATGGATGTAATGCGTCACTTGTATGATATGCGGGATAAGGTGTTCGGCAAATACGGATTTTACGATGCTTTCAGTGAAACAGACGAATGGTATCCAAAACGTTATCTGGCAATCGATCAGGGACCTATAGCAGTAATGATAGAAAATTACCGTTCAGGTTTTTTGTGGAAACTCTTTATGAGTCATCCAGATGTTAATAAGGGATTAAGTAAATTAGGTTTTAAATAA
- the bglX gene encoding beta-glucosidase BglX, translated as MNIRYYRKYIFSLIVLVSTNIFAQQTPKDMDRFIDALMKKMSIEEKIGQLNLPVSGDITTGQAKSSNVAERIRRGEVGGLFNLKGVNKIKEVQKLAVEESRLKIPLIFGMDVIHGYETVFPIPLGLSCTWNMDAIEKSARIAAIEASADGICWTFGPMLDICRDARWGRASEGCGEDPFIGSEIAKAMVRGYQGKEMKANNEIMACIKHFALYGASEAGRDYNTVDMSRIRMMNEYMPPYKAAVDAGAASIMASFNEIDGVPATANKWLLTDLLRNQWGFNGFVVTDFTGIAEMVQHGIGDLKTVTARAIKAGVDMDMVSDGFTGTLKKSIEEGKVSASTLDQACRRILEAKYKLGLFDDPYKYCDLKRPAKEIYTKEHRAEARKIATESFVLLKNENSLLPLKKEGTIAVVGPLAEAGKNMVGTWSVAAVLDRTPSLVKGLRETLGNKAKIVYAKGSNIVSDSAYEERATMFGRSLNRDKRTDKEMLDEALKVSANADVIVAALGESSEMSGESSSRTNLELPDVQRSLLTELLKTGKPVVLVLFSGRPVVLTWEQKNVPAILNVWFGGTESAYAIGDVLFGDVNPSGKLTMSFPQNVGQIPLYYNHKNTGRPLQEGHWFEKFRSNYLDVSNDPLYPFGYGLSYTTFGYSDIKMSSNDLNINGEITAKILVTNTGNRDGAEVVQLYIRDLVGSVTRPVKELKGFQKIFLKAGESKEVTFKITPELLKFYDYDLNYVCEPGDFDVMIGGNSHDVKKAGFTLKM; from the coding sequence ATGAATATTAGGTATTATAGAAAATATATCTTTTCTCTTATTGTATTGGTTTCTACAAACATATTTGCTCAACAGACTCCTAAAGATATGGACCGTTTTATAGATGCTTTGATGAAGAAAATGAGCATCGAAGAAAAAATAGGCCAACTTAACTTGCCGGTATCCGGAGATATAACCACCGGACAGGCAAAAAGCAGCAATGTGGCGGAAAGAATCCGCCGGGGAGAAGTTGGAGGATTATTTAACCTGAAAGGGGTTAATAAAATCAAGGAAGTTCAGAAATTGGCTGTAGAAGAAAGCAGATTAAAGATCCCTTTAATATTTGGTATGGATGTTATTCACGGATACGAAACTGTATTTCCTATACCTTTAGGCTTATCGTGTACATGGAATATGGACGCAATTGAAAAGTCAGCACGCATTGCAGCTATTGAGGCCAGTGCTGACGGAATTTGTTGGACGTTCGGACCAATGCTGGATATTTGCAGAGATGCCCGTTGGGGACGTGCATCAGAGGGTTGCGGAGAAGATCCGTTTATAGGTTCAGAGATAGCAAAAGCTATGGTTCGTGGATATCAGGGCAAAGAAATGAAAGCAAACAATGAAATCATGGCTTGCATAAAACATTTTGCTCTTTACGGAGCAAGCGAAGCAGGACGTGATTATAACACTGTTGACATGAGCCGCATCCGCATGATGAATGAATATATGCCTCCTTATAAAGCAGCAGTAGATGCCGGAGCAGCAAGTATCATGGCTTCTTTTAATGAAATAGACGGGGTACCTGCTACTGCCAACAAATGGTTATTGACCGATTTACTGCGTAATCAGTGGGGATTCAATGGGTTTGTGGTAACAGATTTTACCGGAATAGCAGAAATGGTGCAACATGGCATTGGTGATTTGAAAACGGTAACTGCACGTGCTATCAAAGCAGGCGTTGATATGGATATGGTTAGCGACGGTTTTACAGGAACTCTTAAGAAATCTATTGAAGAAGGGAAAGTATCTGCAAGTACCCTGGACCAAGCATGTCGTCGTATTCTGGAAGCAAAATACAAGCTGGGATTATTCGATGACCCATATAAATACTGCGATTTGAAACGTCCGGCAAAAGAGATTTATACAAAAGAACATCGTGCTGAAGCTCGCAAGATTGCTACTGAAAGCTTTGTATTGTTGAAGAACGAAAACAGTCTGCTCCCACTGAAAAAAGAAGGAACAATTGCTGTAGTTGGTCCATTGGCTGAAGCTGGAAAGAACATGGTAGGAACATGGAGTGTAGCTGCTGTACTTGATAGAACTCCGTCACTGGTAAAAGGTCTTCGTGAGACATTAGGAAATAAAGCTAAGATTGTTTATGCAAAAGGTAGTAATATCGTAAGTGATTCTGCTTATGAAGAACGAGCTACTATGTTCGGTCGTAGTTTAAACCGAGACAAACGGACGGACAAAGAAATGCTGGATGAAGCCCTGAAAGTATCAGCCAATGCAGACGTTATCGTAGCGGCTTTAGGTGAATCGTCTGAAATGAGCGGTGAAAGCAGTAGTCGTACAAACCTGGAGTTGCCGGATGTACAACGTAGCTTATTAACAGAACTGCTAAAAACAGGAAAACCAGTAGTTCTGGTGTTGTTTAGCGGACGTCCGGTTGTGCTTACTTGGGAACAAAAGAATGTTCCTGCTATTCTGAATGTATGGTTTGGTGGTACCGAATCGGCTTATGCGATTGGAGATGTATTGTTCGGGGATGTTAATCCAAGTGGAAAATTAACTATGTCTTTCCCACAGAATGTAGGCCAGATTCCTCTATACTATAATCATAAGAATACAGGACGACCATTACAAGAAGGACATTGGTTTGAGAAGTTCCGCAGTAATTATCTGGATGTCAGCAATGATCCTCTTTATCCTTTTGGTTATGGGTTAAGCTATACAACTTTTGGTTACAGTGATATAAAAATGAGCAGCAATGATTTAAATATAAACGGAGAAATTACTGCAAAGATTCTGGTTACAAACACAGGTAACAGAGACGGAGCAGAAGTTGTTCAACTTTACATCCGCGATTTGGTAGGAAGTGTAACTCGTCCGGTTAAAGAGCTGAAAGGTTTCCAGAAAATATTCCTTAAGGCCGGAGAATCGAAAGAAGTAACTTTTAAAATTACTCCCGAACTACTGAAGTTCTATGATTACGACCTTAATTATGTGTGCGAACCGGGTGATTTCGATGTTATGATAGGTGGTAATAGTCATGATGTTAAAAAAGCAGGTTTCACTTTGAAAATGTAA
- a CDS encoding glycoside hydrolase family 53 protein: MKKKQINYLLLSLFIILHLTACGGRGDEPIPQSSSFAKGADVSWITEMEAAGRKFYNQNGTEMEAMSLLKNLGMNAIRLRVWVNPSDGWCNKQDLMVKAKRAKNLNLRIMIDFHYSDSWADPGKQNKPKAWVNYNFDELKKAVAAHTTDVLNELKLNGITPEWVQVGNETGNGMLWEDGKASVNMKKYAELSNTGYNAVKSVFPDTKVIIHLQNGYDNVLFRWLFDGLRSNGGKWDVIGMSLYPSATDWRIKNSECLDNMNDMVKRFGSEVMMCEVGMSWDIPDTCYAFLKDIIAKTKSVSNGKGIGVFYWEPECSSDWNGYSLGAFDNNGRPTAALNAFR; encoded by the coding sequence ATGAAAAAAAAGCAGATTAATTACTTGCTGTTGTCACTCTTTATAATTCTCCATTTAACCGCATGCGGGGGAAGAGGAGATGAACCGATTCCTCAGAGTAGTAGTTTTGCCAAGGGAGCAGATGTGAGTTGGATTACCGAGATGGAAGCTGCCGGCAGGAAGTTTTATAATCAAAACGGAACAGAAATGGAAGCCATGAGTCTGCTAAAAAATCTAGGAATGAATGCAATAAGGCTGAGGGTATGGGTAAATCCTTCTGACGGATGGTGTAATAAGCAAGATTTAATGGTAAAAGCCAAACGGGCAAAGAATCTGAATTTGCGAATCATGATTGACTTTCATTATAGTGATTCATGGGCTGATCCAGGTAAGCAGAACAAACCGAAAGCATGGGTAAATTACAACTTTGATGAACTTAAAAAGGCGGTTGCCGCACATACAACGGATGTGCTGAATGAGCTAAAATTAAATGGAATTACTCCGGAATGGGTACAGGTGGGCAATGAAACGGGTAATGGCATGTTGTGGGAGGATGGCAAGGCTTCTGTGAATATGAAAAAATATGCCGAACTGTCGAATACAGGATATAATGCCGTAAAATCTGTTTTTCCAGACACAAAGGTTATCATTCACCTGCAAAACGGGTACGACAATGTTTTGTTTCGCTGGTTGTTCGACGGACTGAGAAGCAACGGAGGAAAATGGGATGTTATCGGGATGTCTCTTTATCCTTCGGCCACCGACTGGCGGATAAAGAACTCAGAATGTCTGGATAATATGAATGATATGGTAAAAAGGTTCGGTTCGGAAGTAATGATGTGCGAAGTAGGCATGAGTTGGGACATTCCTGATACCTGCTATGCTTTTCTGAAAGATATCATCGCAAAAACAAAATCGGTAAGTAACGGTAAAGGAATTGGTGTATTTTACTGGGAACCGGAATGCAGTTCGGACTGGAATGGATATTCCTTGGGCGCCTTTGATAACAACGGAAGGCCAACAGCAGCTTTGAACGCTTTCAGATAA
- a CDS encoding SusC/RagA family TonB-linked outer membrane protein → MEKQFQKHFSAKNMSWLRTLSVLICMIGISFSSAYAQNKTVKGKVTDGQNEPLIGVAVRVVGATGGSTTDIEGNFSISVAPNTSLQFSYIGMKTQTIKVDGRTQINVVMNDDATMLSETVVIGYGSAKKRDLTGSITNIKGDEIANKPATNPLASLQGKIAGVQVVNTGRAGSDPEIRVRGTNSINGYTPLYIVDGLFNDNINFLNPADIESMEILKDPSSLAIFGVRGANGVIIVTTKKAKEGQTLVNINTSFGWKKVVDKIDMANAAEFKELYNEQLTNQGAKTFDFTNWNGDTDWQDEIFQTGFVTNNNISITGASEKNRFYLGVGYSGEQGNIKHEKFSKITLNASNEYFVNKNLKFGFQLNGARILPTDAKEVLSAIRATPVAPVYNEEYNLFAALPDFQKAQISNPMVDVEERANTARAINNRAAGNIYGEWKFLNNFTFRTTFSMDYASNNYRKYTPIVKVYDPDAEGKINILGTKKTAIEQNKSDETKVQSDYLLTYVNSFNNHNITATAGFTTYYNSYSQLTAGRDQGVGLVIANNPDKWYVSIGDAGASTNGSSQWERTTVSALARVLYNYSGKYLVNASFRRDGSSAFSYTGNQWQNFYSIGGGWLMSEEKFMANQSFFDMLKLKGSWGTLGNQAMKSAYPAEPLLINSSSAVFGNNIIPGYQLEYLPNASLRWEKVQAWEAGFEANMLKNRLHFEGVYYKKNTKDLLATVPGLSGTVPGMGNLGEIENKGFELATSWNDRKGDWKYNIGANLTTIKNKVLSLVQNGYSIIDGAKSMSYTQAGYPIGYFYGYKVEGVYQSANDIAASPVNKLATVTPGDLKFVDINGDNFITPADRTIIGNPTPDFTYGINLGVSYKNFDLGIDMMGQQGNEIFRTWDNYNWSQFNFMSQRVNRWHGEGTSNTQPLLNIKHTINNQNSEYYIEDGSFFRIRNIQLAYNFEKSLLNKLNMKALKVYVNLQNLKTWKHNTGYTPELGGSATAFGVDDGSYPMPAVYTFGLNLTF, encoded by the coding sequence ATGGAAAAACAATTTCAAAAACATTTCTCTGCAAAAAATATGTCATGGTTAAGAACCTTATCAGTTCTGATATGCATGATAGGAATATCTTTTTCTTCGGCATATGCACAGAATAAAACTGTGAAGGGTAAAGTAACAGACGGACAAAATGAGCCTTTAATTGGGGTTGCAGTCCGGGTTGTGGGTGCTACAGGAGGATCGACAACAGATATAGAGGGGAATTTTTCAATTTCAGTTGCGCCAAACACTTCATTACAGTTTTCTTACATTGGAATGAAAACTCAGACAATCAAGGTTGATGGACGTACTCAGATCAATGTTGTAATGAATGATGATGCAACAATGCTGTCAGAAACCGTAGTTATCGGTTATGGATCGGCAAAAAAACGAGATTTGACCGGTTCAATTACCAATATCAAAGGTGATGAAATAGCGAATAAACCAGCTACAAACCCACTAGCTTCATTGCAAGGAAAAATTGCTGGAGTGCAAGTCGTTAATACCGGTAGAGCTGGTTCTGATCCCGAAATCCGTGTTCGTGGAACTAACTCTATTAATGGTTACACTCCATTATATATCGTGGATGGGCTGTTTAATGACAATATCAACTTTCTGAATCCAGCGGATATTGAATCTATGGAGATTCTGAAAGATCCTTCTTCTCTGGCTATTTTCGGTGTTCGCGGTGCCAATGGTGTAATCATCGTTACTACTAAGAAGGCAAAAGAAGGACAAACATTGGTAAATATCAATACATCTTTCGGCTGGAAAAAAGTCGTAGACAAAATCGATATGGCAAATGCTGCTGAGTTCAAAGAGCTTTATAACGAGCAACTAACTAATCAGGGAGCAAAAACATTTGATTTCACCAATTGGAATGGAGATACTGACTGGCAAGATGAGATATTCCAAACTGGCTTTGTTACAAACAATAATATTAGTATTACTGGTGCATCAGAAAAAAACCGATTCTATTTAGGCGTTGGATATTCTGGTGAACAAGGAAATATTAAACATGAAAAATTCAGTAAGATTACTTTAAATGCAAGCAATGAATATTTCGTAAACAAAAACCTGAAGTTTGGTTTTCAACTTAATGGTGCGCGCATATTACCTACTGATGCAAAAGAAGTATTGAGTGCAATCCGCGCTACTCCGGTAGCTCCGGTTTACAATGAAGAATACAATTTGTTCGCTGCTCTTCCCGATTTCCAGAAAGCACAGATATCAAATCCTATGGTAGATGTTGAAGAACGGGCTAATACTGCACGGGCAATCAACAACCGTGCGGCCGGTAATATTTATGGTGAGTGGAAGTTCTTGAATAATTTCACTTTCCGCACAACTTTTTCTATGGATTATGCTTCGAACAACTATCGTAAATACACACCTATCGTGAAGGTTTATGATCCTGATGCTGAAGGTAAGATAAATATATTAGGAACAAAAAAAACTGCTATTGAGCAAAACAAGAGCGATGAAACAAAAGTTCAGAGTGATTATTTGTTGACTTATGTAAATTCATTCAATAACCATAACATTACCGCAACAGCCGGTTTTACAACTTATTATAACTCTTACAGTCAGCTGACTGCCGGACGTGACCAGGGTGTCGGGTTGGTGATTGCAAACAATCCTGATAAATGGTATGTAAGCATCGGCGATGCCGGAGCTTCAACAAATGGAAGTTCACAATGGGAACGGACTACCGTTTCTGCATTGGCACGCGTACTTTATAATTATAGCGGAAAATATCTGGTGAATGCATCCTTCCGTCGTGACGGTTCTTCGGCTTTCTCTTACACAGGTAATCAGTGGCAGAACTTCTACTCTATTGGTGGAGGTTGGTTGATGTCTGAAGAAAAATTCATGGCTAATCAAAGCTTTTTCGACATGCTGAAGTTAAAAGGTTCCTGGGGAACACTTGGAAATCAGGCAATGAAATCGGCTTATCCGGCAGAACCATTATTGATAAATTCGTCTTCTGCAGTATTCGGAAACAACATTATTCCTGGCTATCAGCTTGAATATCTCCCCAATGCTAGTCTTCGTTGGGAAAAAGTACAGGCATGGGAAGCGGGCTTTGAAGCAAACATGTTGAAAAATCGTCTTCATTTTGAAGGAGTGTATTACAAGAAGAATACGAAAGACTTACTTGCAACAGTTCCGGGATTATCAGGTACTGTACCAGGAATGGGAAACTTAGGCGAAATTGAGAATAAAGGATTTGAGCTGGCTACTTCATGGAATGACCGTAAAGGAGATTGGAAATATAACATTGGTGCTAACTTAACCACTATCAAAAATAAGGTTCTGAGTCTGGTTCAAAACGGATATTCAATTATTGACGGCGCGAAAAGCATGAGTTATACCCAGGCCGGTTATCCAATCGGATATTTTTATGGTTATAAAGTAGAAGGTGTTTATCAGTCAGCTAACGATATTGCGGCTTCTCCTGTTAATAAGCTTGCAACTGTTACTCCGGGTGACCTTAAATTCGTCGACATAAACGGTGATAATTTTATAACTCCAGCAGACCGTACCATTATTGGTAACCCCACTCCAGACTTTACTTACGGAATTAATTTAGGAGTTTCTTACAAGAACTTTGATTTGGGTATTGACATGATGGGACAACAGGGTAACGAAATTTTCCGTACTTGGGATAATTATAACTGGTCGCAGTTTAATTTCATGTCACAACGTGTAAACCGCTGGCATGGTGAGGGTACTTCAAACACACAACCTCTGTTGAACATTAAACATACAATCAATAACCAAAACTCAGAATATTATATTGAAGATGGTAGTTTCTTCCGTATTCGTAACATTCAGTTAGCATATAACTTTGAAAAGAGTCTACTGAATAAGCTAAACATGAAGGCATTAAAGGTTTATGTAAATCTTCAGAACCTGAAAACATGGAAGCATAATACCGGATATACACCCGAACTTGGTGGTTCTGCAACCGCTTTCGGTGTTGACGATGGTTCATATCCTATGCCTGCCGTTTATACATTCGGTCTTAACTTAACTTTCTAA
- a CDS encoding RagB/SusD family nutrient uptake outer membrane protein, protein MKFNKYILSLMLTTSAFSFTGCSDFLDRSPLGQFTEDDTPEGGSSIDGQVFSIYTLMRSYNITAGIPAFMIHYVRSEDSEKGSSVGDGADQAAFWDDFEYTTNNGTVKAYWSQNYTIIYQANSVIDTVDKLLSKDDATQRNKGEALFFRAYCYFNLVRAFGEVPLVTAKIRDAAEANVPKTTAEKIYEQIDKDLEEAEKLLPKQWGAEYIGRLTWGAARSLHARTYMMRNNWNNMYAAAKDVMNSGLYNLNTPYDKIFTDEGENCSESVFELQCASTAALPASTAIGSQFCQVQGVRGSGQWNLGWGWHMATKELGQAYEPGDPRKDATLLYFRKSADEPITPENTNKPYGESPVSSGMGAYYNKKAYTNPAKRKEFTNSGFWVNIRLIRYADVVLMAAEAANELGNTKEASDDLEMIRARARGNDNTILPKVTTTDQAALREAIRHERRIELALEFDRFYDLVRWGIDKEVLHAAGKVKYQDKNRYLPLPQDEIDKSNGVLIQNPDYR, encoded by the coding sequence ATGAAATTCAATAAATATATATTATCATTGATGTTGACTACTTCGGCTTTTAGTTTTACTGGTTGTAGCGACTTTCTTGATCGTAGCCCTCTTGGTCAGTTCACTGAGGATGATACCCCCGAAGGCGGTTCTTCAATTGATGGACAAGTATTTAGTATTTACACATTAATGCGCAGTTACAATATTACTGCAGGGATCCCTGCATTTATGATACATTATGTTCGTTCAGAAGATTCAGAAAAGGGTAGTTCGGTAGGTGATGGTGCAGATCAGGCTGCTTTCTGGGATGATTTTGAATATACAACCAATAATGGAACTGTAAAAGCATATTGGTCACAGAATTACACGATTATATATCAGGCTAATTCTGTAATCGATACTGTAGATAAGCTACTTTCAAAGGATGATGCGACTCAAAGAAACAAAGGAGAAGCTCTTTTCTTCCGTGCTTATTGCTACTTCAATCTGGTTAGGGCTTTTGGGGAAGTACCTTTAGTTACGGCTAAAATCCGGGATGCAGCTGAAGCTAACGTTCCCAAAACAACTGCTGAAAAGATTTATGAGCAGATTGATAAAGACCTGGAAGAGGCTGAGAAATTGCTACCTAAACAGTGGGGTGCAGAATACATCGGTCGTCTGACTTGGGGAGCTGCCCGCTCATTGCATGCACGTACTTACATGATGAGAAATAATTGGAACAACATGTACGCCGCAGCTAAAGATGTTATGAATTCAGGACTATATAACTTGAACACTCCGTACGATAAGATCTTTACAGATGAAGGTGAAAACTGCAGCGAATCTGTTTTTGAATTGCAATGTGCTTCAACAGCAGCATTGCCTGCCAGCACTGCTATCGGAAGTCAATTTTGTCAGGTACAGGGTGTACGTGGTTCCGGTCAATGGAATTTAGGCTGGGGATGGCACATGGCAACTAAAGAACTAGGGCAGGCTTACGAACCGGGAGACCCTCGTAAAGACGCAACATTACTCTATTTCAGAAAAAGTGCCGACGAGCCGATTACTCCGGAAAATACAAATAAACCTTATGGTGAGTCTCCGGTTTCATCTGGAATGGGAGCATACTACAACAAAAAAGCCTATACAAATCCAGCTAAACGCAAAGAATTTACCAATAGTGGTTTCTGGGTTAATATTCGCTTAATCAGATATGCCGATGTTGTTTTAATGGCTGCTGAAGCTGCAAACGAACTAGGCAACACGAAAGAAGCATCGGATGATTTGGAAATGATTAGAGCTCGTGCTCGTGGCAATGACAATACAATCCTGCCTAAAGTGACGACAACTGACCAAGCTGCCTTAAGAGAAGCTATTCGTCACGAACGTCGTATTGAACTGGCTCTTGAATTCGACCGTTTCTATGATTTAGTACGTTGGGGCATTGACAAGGAAGTTCTTCATGCAGCAGGTAAAGTGAAATATCAGGATAAAAATCGTTATTTACCGCTTCCACAGGATGAGATAGACAAATCCAACGGAGTGTTAATTCAGAATCCTGACTATAGATAA